From Penicillium psychrofluorescens genome assembly, chromosome: 6, one genomic window encodes:
- a CDS encoding uncharacterized protein (ID:PFLUO_009440-T1.cds;~source:funannotate) — translation MMPPKARSSPPVPSRERLTLAKLASYDDVATDALVDRAAFWTNTRKNRTKYSPARGIHDDEVAHILLHDVVVARDVPQAERKLLDMSGLKKYMNSLPTPREKEWFRRHIRKYIQIYHPDCPFEVTTTNRYTITEHEAAIGARKPIKNNEEIRFLAGTLVPMTREEELDLGLTRKDFSIVMSSRRKTPSFFLGPARFANHDCDANGRLVTRGNEGMSVVATRNIDVGEEITVSYGEDYFGIDNCECLCSTCEHACRNGWSTNVDSDCTSKESTPASIDEAVDVPLTGRKRRRGSLDSDVSSSGCSTPLKKAKFQRQVSKLREEVSVSELVTEADTAAATVLTPEISLEMATEADTTPATVLTPDISVEMATESVSTPVTGPTSVSVDGTSATLTQGEYQASKLCEEIKRSDQAISIEPALEATTTDYDSSGSPGPAEYHRSSTSTTPTSVDETSAVKTEEVIETTETSVDTGNDNLETTVKKRAYRKRRFIISSVETEVPVARVPGDYTRTSKLLAQKYDRWIDCYTCNVWFLQSNSYQRRRECPRCERHSKLYGFQWPKTEKEGAWDDEERIMDHREVNRFIRHDDEKGVSRRGRGVSFGVTLTPDGSDARTETDASDANDESRRPTRASRQRARTLRMTM, via the exons ATGATGCCTCCCAAGGCGCGATCCAGTCCTCCCGTGCCCAGCCGCGAACGTCTGACcctggccaagctggccagCTACGACGACGTCGCAACGGATGCCCTGGTCGATCGC GCCGCCTTTTGGACCAACACGCGCAAGAACCGCACCAAGTACAGCCCAGCCCGCGGCATTCACGACGATGAGGTCGCGcacatcctcctccacgacgTGGTCGTCGCCAGGGACGTCCCGCAAGCCGAGCGCAAACTGCTCGACATGTCCGGCCTGAAGAAATACATGAACAGCCTGCCCACCCCACGCGAGAAGGAGTGGTTCCGTCGACACATCCGCAAATACATCCAGATCTACCACCCGGACTGTCCCTTCGAggtcaccaccaccaatCGCTACACCATCACCGAGCACGAGGCGGCTATTGGAGCGCGCAAGCCGATCAAGAATAATGAGGAGATCAGATTCCTGGCTGGAACCTTGGTGCCCATGACccgggaggaggagctggatctcggctTGACGCGCAAGGATTTCAGCATTGTCATGTCGAGTCGGCGCAAAACcccgtctttctttttgggcCCTGCGCGTTTTGCGAATCACGACTGCGATGCCAACGGCCGCCTGGTGACAAGGGGCAATGAAGGCATGTCGGTTGTGGCTACGCGGAATATTgatgtcggagaagagaTTACGGTCTCCTATGGCGAAGATTACTTTGGAATTGACAATTGTGAATGTCTATGCTCTACATGCGAACACGCTTGTCGCAATGGTTGGTCAACAAACGTGGACTCGGACTGCACCAGCAAAGAATCCACACCGGCCTCCATCGATGAGGCAGTGGATGTTCCACTGACCGGAAGAAAGCGCAGACGCGGCTCGTTGGACTCGGATGTCTCATCCTCAGGCTGTTCGACCCCGctcaagaaggccaagttTCAGCGTCAAGTCTCCAAGCTCCGCGAAGAGGTCTCTGTTTCGGAGCTGGTCACGGAAGCAGAcaccgcggcggcgaccgTGCTTACTCCAGAGATCTCTTTGGAGATGGCTACAGAGGCAGACACTACCCCGGCGACCGTGCTTACTCCAGATATCTCTGTGGAAATGGCTACGGAATCAGTCTCAACGCCAGTGACAGGGCCTACTTCCGTTTCTGTCGACGGTACTTCTGCCACACTGACCCAGGGCGAATACCAGGCCTCGAAGTTGtgcgaggagatcaagcgTTCGGACCAAGCCATCTCTATTGAGCCCGCCTTGGAGGCTACAACCACTGATTACGATTCTTCCGGCTCCCCTGGACCTGCCGAGTATCACCGATCATCGACCTCCACCACGCCAACATCCGTTGACGAAACCTCCGCCGTCAAGACCGAGGAAGTGATCGAAACAACTGAGACTTCTGTCGACACCGGGAATGATAACTTGGAAACAACCGTTAAAAAGCGCGCCTACCGCAAGAGGCgcttcatcatctcctccgtcGAAACGGAGGTGCCAGTCGCCCGGGTACCGGGTGACTACACTAGGACATCCAAACTACTCGCACAGAAATATGACCGCTGGATCGACTGCTATACATGCAATGTCTGGTTCTTGCAGTCGAATTCATACCAGAGACGGCGCGAGTGCCCCCGCTGTGAACGGCATTCCAAACTGTACGGGTTCCAGTGGCccaagaccgagaaggaagGCGCGTGGGATGATGAGGAGCGCATCATGGACCACCGCGAAGTCAACCGCTTCATCAGACACGATGACGAGAAGGGTGTGAGTCGTAGGGGCCGCGGCGTTAGCTTTGGGGTTACGCTTACCCCAGACGGCTCCGACGCTCGCACCGAGACAGACGCCAGTGATGCGAATGATGAGAGCCGCCGGCCTACTCGGGCTAGTCGGCAGCGAGCCCGGACACTCCGGATGACGATGTAA